A genomic window from Litoreibacter janthinus includes:
- a CDS encoding LysR family transcriptional regulator: MIDDYRSLAVFVAIADTGSLSAAGRRLKLSTSVISHHLSRLEKRQGVTLFFRSTRSMSLTPEGRIALEPARRMVTAGEEALDAINAGDDEPVGALHVAMPAFGEQGRLHDALWEFAKLHPMVAISLHCSDTPTDLVKDGFDLAIRLGTLRSSSLKSRRIADFKRWLVASPEYLSKRPPIESPDDLAENDFIAVTQIPSVMTLERDGHSIQFDPINMRIEVNTVTAAKAAVLAGLGIWHVPVGEIEHALAQGRLVRVLPDWNLPMLGIYAVWPDIGPQKALTRRLIDHFIEHRSDLML, from the coding sequence ATGATTGACGACTACCGAAGCCTCGCCGTGTTTGTGGCGATTGCCGATACGGGCAGCCTTAGCGCGGCAGGGCGCAGGCTAAAGCTTTCGACCTCTGTCATCAGTCACCATCTATCGCGCCTCGAAAAGCGGCAGGGTGTCACGCTGTTCTTCCGATCCACACGGTCGATGTCGCTGACGCCTGAAGGACGGATCGCCCTTGAACCGGCACGCCGCATGGTCACGGCCGGAGAAGAAGCCCTTGATGCGATCAATGCGGGGGATGATGAACCCGTCGGGGCGTTACATGTCGCGATGCCCGCATTTGGCGAACAAGGTCGCCTCCATGACGCGCTGTGGGAATTTGCCAAACTGCACCCGATGGTCGCGATATCGCTTCATTGCAGCGATACGCCAACTGATCTGGTCAAGGATGGATTTGATCTGGCGATCCGGCTTGGCACACTGCGCAGCAGTAGCCTGAAAAGCCGTCGCATTGCGGATTTCAAACGCTGGCTCGTTGCGTCACCAGAATACCTGTCCAAACGTCCTCCAATTGAATCGCCCGATGACCTCGCCGAGAATGATTTTATTGCCGTCACCCAAATTCCGTCGGTGATGACCTTGGAGCGTGACGGGCATTCGATCCAGTTCGACCCCATAAATATGCGCATTGAGGTGAACACCGTGACGGCTGCCAAAGCTGCTGTGCTGGCGGGGCTTGGTATTTGGCACGTACCCGTTGGGGAGATTGAACACGCTCTTGCGCAGGGCCGTCTGGTGCGCGTTTTGCCGGATTGGAACCTGCCAATGCTGGGCATCTACGCCGTTTGGCCCGACATTGGCCCGCAAAAGGCACTTACGCGTCGTTTGATCGACCACTTCATCGAGCATCGTTCAGATTTAATGTTGTGA
- a CDS encoding DUF2218 domain-containing protein: MFTNTVRITTTRASTYLQQLCKHFGHKVEVQFDPHSGHIKFPFGQCDLSTEQDSLVLTVTAENQADQTKIRSVIASHLERFAFRENPKIEWQPKTAA, from the coding sequence ATGTTCACAAACACCGTTCGTATCACGACAACACGCGCAAGCACCTACTTGCAGCAACTTTGCAAACACTTCGGACACAAGGTTGAGGTGCAGTTTGATCCACACTCAGGTCACATCAAATTCCCTTTTGGCCAATGTGACCTGAGTACTGAGCAAGACAGTCTTGTCCTGACTGTCACCGCCGAAAATCAAGCAGACCAGACCAAAATCAGAAGCGTAATTGCCAGCCACCTTGAACGGTTCGCGTTTCGCGAAAACCCCAAAATCGAATGGCAGCCCAAAACAGCCGCCTAA
- a CDS encoding ester cyclase: MTLKSLIASLAIATAATGAFADDTSTVTTFYDLLSNPGSAEHVAAFEAATSDGWVSLGDYSGNEKTREAFLGQMGGFAQLMPDLNWAIQDMHQDGDTFIVRSRATGTPVAPFFGVDGQGRSFDIMTIDIHELEDGVIVRTYHVEDWAGALQQLSGQ; this comes from the coding sequence ATGACACTTAAATCACTCATCGCATCCCTAGCAATTGCTACCGCCGCAACAGGTGCCTTTGCTGACGACACTTCGACCGTGACCACCTTCTATGACCTACTCAGCAATCCCGGCTCTGCAGAGCACGTTGCAGCATTCGAAGCCGCGACATCGGATGGTTGGGTCAGCTTGGGCGACTATTCTGGCAACGAGAAAACCCGCGAGGCTTTCCTTGGTCAAATGGGCGGCTTTGCCCAACTGATGCCGGACCTGAACTGGGCCATTCAGGACATGCACCAAGACGGTGACACATTCATCGTGCGCAGCCGCGCCACAGGCACACCTGTCGCGCCGTTCTTCGGTGTTGATGGTCAGGGCCGCAGCTTTGACATCATGACAATCGACATTCACGAACTCGAAGATGGTGTCATTGTGCGCACCTATCACGTGGAAGATTGGGCGGGCGCATTGCAACAGCTGTCCGGCCAGTAA
- a CDS encoding NAD(P)H-binding protein gives MTIAVTAVSGQLGGAIARNLMTTGKGETIIGLARTPTKAHDLGIEIRAGDYSQPSQLRTSLKGVDTVLLVSGMDAPDARIHQHRNVIEAAKSAGVRKIVYTSVQGAEEGTSFSPIIQSNRQTEADVRDSGLDWVIGRNGIYIEPDVEYIETYRKTGEIANCAGDGRCGYTTRPELAFAYARMLTGAEHNGHTYNLHGAHLSQSKLTDYMNGAFGTSLIYRPKSVEDYKADRIAELGDFIGPIIAGIYQGIRDGALDNSSDFEAAAGRAHQSWDDYFGSLRA, from the coding sequence ATGACCATCGCAGTAACCGCCGTATCAGGCCAATTGGGCGGCGCAATCGCCCGCAATCTGATGACAACCGGCAAAGGGGAAACCATCATTGGCCTTGCGCGGACTCCGACGAAGGCCCACGACCTGGGCATTGAAATCCGCGCAGGCGATTACAGCCAGCCCTCGCAGTTGCGCACATCCTTAAAAGGCGTCGATACGGTGTTGCTTGTATCCGGCATGGACGCTCCGGATGCCCGCATCCATCAGCACCGCAACGTCATTGAAGCCGCCAAATCGGCAGGCGTGCGCAAGATTGTCTACACCAGCGTTCAGGGTGCCGAAGAAGGCACCAGTTTTTCACCGATCATACAAAGCAATCGACAGACCGAAGCGGATGTGCGTGACAGCGGCCTTGATTGGGTCATCGGTCGCAACGGGATCTATATCGAGCCTGACGTGGAGTATATCGAGACCTATCGGAAGACGGGCGAAATCGCCAATTGCGCGGGCGACGGTCGGTGCGGTTACACAACCCGCCCAGAACTGGCCTTCGCCTATGCCCGTATGCTCACCGGAGCCGAGCACAATGGGCACACCTATAACCTTCACGGCGCGCACCTGTCTCAAAGCAAACTGACGGACTACATGAACGGTGCTTTCGGGACGTCATTGATCTACCGGCCGAAGTCTGTCGAAGACTACAAGGCCGACCGCATTGCCGAATTGGGTGACTTCATAGGCCCGATCATCGCAGGCATTTACCAAGGCATTCGTGATGGCGCGCTCGACAATTCCAGCGATTTTGAGGCTGCCGCAGGTCGCGCGCATCAAAGCTGGGATGACTATTTTGGCTCGCTGCGAGCTTGA
- a CDS encoding ferredoxin reductase family protein, translated as MKNIKIALWGIPALLTVLWVAAALPFPETLSVIAIRNLLVQYSGVLSLGVMSVAMILATRAKWIEPWLNGLDKSYRLHKWLGIMVLVTSVVHWFASNAPKWAVSLGLMEAPERGAPSGAVPDIGAIQAFFNSQRGLAETLGDLPFKILVILTVIALVRRIPYKFFAKTHTLLAVTYLAFVFHGTALLDFAAWTQPLGIVVALLMVGGVISALLALTRQIGRGNRVSGKVEAIRTFPELDATAVNIAMETGWNGHEAGQFAFITFDRKEGKHPFTIASAWDPAARSITVISKALGDYTKFLPDMLKAGGEAIVEGPYGRFTFEDAKQRQIWIGGGVGITPFIAKMKELAATPGTKTIDLIHSTKEHSPEALEMLQSDAEAAGITIHLLVDDRDGFLTGDRLRDLVPDWKSASVWFCGPAGFGEALRHDLLANGFAARDFHQELFNMR; from the coding sequence ATGAAAAACATCAAAATCGCACTCTGGGGTATTCCCGCCTTGTTGACGGTGCTTTGGGTCGCAGCAGCGCTGCCGTTTCCCGAGACGCTCAGCGTAATCGCGATCCGCAACCTTCTGGTGCAGTATTCCGGCGTGCTGAGTCTGGGCGTGATGAGCGTAGCTATGATCCTAGCCACGCGGGCGAAATGGATCGAGCCTTGGCTGAACGGGCTCGACAAATCCTACCGGTTGCACAAATGGCTGGGTATCATGGTGCTGGTGACGTCCGTGGTTCACTGGTTCGCATCCAATGCTCCGAAATGGGCAGTATCTTTGGGCCTGATGGAGGCACCTGAACGCGGCGCTCCGTCTGGAGCGGTGCCAGACATCGGGGCAATTCAAGCGTTTTTCAACAGTCAGCGCGGCTTGGCCGAAACGCTGGGCGACCTGCCATTCAAGATATTGGTTATTCTGACCGTCATCGCACTGGTCAGACGTATTCCTTACAAGTTTTTCGCCAAGACCCACACGCTCTTGGCCGTTACTTATCTGGCGTTCGTTTTCCATGGCACCGCATTGCTCGACTTCGCGGCATGGACACAGCCCCTAGGGATTGTTGTTGCCCTTCTGATGGTCGGCGGTGTGATTTCGGCGCTGCTGGCACTCACGCGTCAAATCGGGCGCGGCAACAGAGTATCGGGCAAGGTCGAGGCCATCCGGACCTTCCCGGAGTTGGACGCAACGGCGGTGAATATCGCGATGGAGACAGGCTGGAATGGCCACGAAGCAGGGCAGTTCGCCTTTATTACGTTCGATCGCAAGGAAGGTAAGCATCCGTTCACGATTGCCTCTGCTTGGGATCCGGCCGCGCGCAGCATAACCGTGATTTCCAAGGCACTCGGCGATTACACTAAATTCCTGCCCGATATGTTGAAGGCTGGTGGTGAGGCCATTGTTGAAGGCCCTTATGGGCGTTTCACTTTCGAAGATGCGAAGCAACGCCAGATCTGGATCGGCGGCGGTGTTGGCATCACGCCCTTCATTGCGAAGATGAAGGAACTGGCGGCTACGCCCGGCACCAAAACCATCGATCTGATCCACAGCACCAAGGAACATTCCCCAGAGGCACTGGAAATGCTGCAATCAGATGCCGAGGCGGCGGGCATCACCATACATTTACTTGTCGATGACCGCGACGGCTTCCTCACCGGCGATCGGCTTCGCGACCTGGTGCCTGATTGGAAATCGGCCTCGGTCTGGTTCTGCGGGCCCGCGGGTTTCGGCGAAGCGCTGCGCCACGATCTTTTGGCGAACGGCTTTGCAGCCCGCGATTTCCATCAAGAGCTATTCAACATGCGCTGA
- a CDS encoding glutathione S-transferase family protein, with the protein MPILHTEDPAITSLKGIHLYHAGISNCSMRVRLALEEKGLKWVSHEVDLGHQKNLEPWYLAINPTGLVPALVHDGVPVTESNDILHYLEAEFPEPALLSSDPSLATEAIEWVDLAASLHMKAIKTWVYGSTGGATKKRSDMAHYAEIQPDKSLVEFHEHALGGFTDEEVEAARKMLVDVFQRMERRLKDHEYLVGEAQSLADIAWVPQYVLLTMLGFDFSLYPGIIAWAKRQEQRPSYDPAVARWLPNVPGWVLRLGGKVKRVYRKLKAA; encoded by the coding sequence ATGCCTATTCTACACACCGAAGATCCCGCTATTACGTCGCTCAAGGGCATTCACCTTTATCATGCGGGTATTTCCAACTGCTCCATGCGGGTCCGCCTTGCGCTGGAGGAGAAAGGTTTGAAGTGGGTGTCCCATGAGGTCGACCTCGGACATCAGAAAAACCTCGAGCCTTGGTATTTGGCAATCAACCCCACGGGGTTAGTGCCCGCATTGGTGCATGATGGCGTTCCGGTAACGGAGTCCAACGACATCCTTCACTACCTCGAAGCAGAGTTCCCGGAACCAGCCTTGCTTTCTTCTGACCCATCCCTTGCGACGGAGGCGATTGAATGGGTCGATTTGGCCGCCTCGCTTCACATGAAGGCGATCAAGACATGGGTCTATGGCAGCACAGGTGGGGCCACGAAAAAACGATCTGATATGGCGCATTACGCCGAAATCCAGCCTGACAAATCGCTCGTCGAGTTTCACGAGCACGCGCTTGGTGGATTTACCGATGAAGAAGTCGAGGCCGCGCGCAAAATGCTTGTTGATGTGTTTCAACGCATGGAACGCCGTCTTAAAGATCACGAATACCTCGTCGGTGAGGCGCAATCGCTCGCTGATATCGCATGGGTGCCGCAATATGTGCTTCTGACCATGCTCGGCTTCGATTTCAGCCTGTACCCCGGGATTATTGCGTGGGCAAAGCGCCAAGAACAGCGGCCCTCGTATGACCCTGCCGTCGCTCGCTGGCTGCCGAATGTTCCCGGTTGGGTTTTGCGGTTGGGCGGCAAGGTCAAGCGGGTGTATCGCAAACTGAAGGCCGCATAG
- a CDS encoding YSC84-related protein, giving the protein MSILSRRNFLATTGSATLLAACGNGVNSQGGAKIDARVDSAFDFMYNNVGGTTDLANKATGILMMPLVSEAGFGIGGSYGRGALRVNDVTVDYYSTTAASFGFQIGAQQYAHALFFMTEQALSDFRRSPGWTLGADARYAVANDAGNLGVDTTTALTPVIAVVFGQAGLIAGAQVEGNKYSRIIP; this is encoded by the coding sequence ATGAGCATTCTTTCTCGGCGCAATTTTCTTGCGACCACTGGCAGCGCGACATTGTTGGCGGCTTGCGGCAATGGTGTGAACTCCCAAGGCGGCGCGAAGATCGACGCCCGTGTGGATAGCGCATTCGACTTTATGTACAACAATGTCGGCGGCACGACCGATCTGGCGAACAAGGCGACTGGCATTTTGATGATGCCTCTGGTCTCTGAAGCAGGCTTTGGCATCGGCGGCTCTTACGGTCGCGGTGCTTTGCGCGTCAATGACGTCACGGTGGATTACTATTCAACCACCGCGGCCAGCTTCGGCTTCCAGATTGGTGCTCAGCAATACGCGCACGCGTTGTTCTTCATGACCGAGCAGGCGCTTTCCGACTTCCGCCGCTCCCCGGGTTGGACGTTGGGTGCGGACGCACGCTACGCGGTGGCCAATGATGCCGGCAACTTGGGCGTGGACACAACCACAGCGCTGACACCGGTGATTGCTGTGGTCTTTGGCCAAGCGGGCCTGATTGCGGGCGCACAAGTTGAAGGCAACAAATACAGCCGCATCATCCCGTAG
- the hemB gene encoding porphobilinogen synthase, giving the protein MPLTPISAPYPATRLRRLRRSPALRGLAAENVLSVNDLIWPIFVMEGDNDAHPIPSMPGVSRLTIDRAVAAAKEARDLGIPAICIFPYTDPSLKTEACELAWASDNLSNRATAAIKSAVPEVAIMTDVALDPYNANGHDGIVRDGVIVNDETVEALVKMALAQAAAGADILGPSDMMDGRIGAMRTALEAEGFQDTAILSYSAKYASAFYGPFRDAVGASGALVGDKKTYQMNPANSDEALRLVARDLAEGADMVMVKPGLPYLDICRRVKDQFGAPTYAYQVSGEYAMIAAAGANGWINEEQVMMESLMAFKRAGCDGILTYFAPRVAKLLNS; this is encoded by the coding sequence ATGCCCCTCACGCCTATTTCTGCGCCCTACCCCGCCACCCGCCTGCGTCGCTTGCGCCGTAGTCCTGCATTGCGCGGGCTGGCCGCCGAAAACGTGCTGAGCGTCAATGATCTGATCTGGCCAATCTTTGTGATGGAGGGCGACAATGACGCGCACCCGATCCCCTCGATGCCCGGAGTGTCGCGCTTGACGATTGACCGCGCTGTGGCTGCTGCAAAAGAAGCGCGCGATCTTGGCATCCCGGCGATCTGTATCTTTCCCTACACTGATCCCTCTTTGAAAACCGAAGCGTGCGAGTTGGCATGGGCCTCTGACAACCTGTCAAACCGAGCCACCGCGGCGATCAAGTCGGCTGTGCCGGAGGTCGCGATTATGACGGATGTGGCGCTGGACCCCTATAACGCCAACGGGCATGACGGCATCGTGCGCGACGGCGTGATCGTCAATGACGAAACGGTCGAGGCACTGGTGAAAATGGCGCTGGCACAGGCGGCGGCAGGCGCAGATATTCTTGGGCCGTCTGACATGATGGACGGGCGCATCGGCGCTATGCGCACCGCCTTGGAAGCCGAGGGTTTCCAAGACACGGCCATCCTCAGCTACTCTGCCAAATACGCCTCAGCCTTCTATGGACCGTTTCGCGACGCTGTCGGCGCTTCCGGCGCCTTGGTGGGTGACAAGAAAACCTACCAGATGAACCCTGCCAATTCTGATGAGGCTCTGCGCCTTGTCGCTCGCGATTTGGCGGAAGGTGCGGATATGGTGATGGTGAAGCCCGGTTTGCCTTATCTGGACATCTGCCGACGCGTGAAGGACCAGTTTGGCGCGCCGACCTATGCCTACCAAGTCAGCGGCGAATACGCGATGATCGCGGCTGCGGGCGCGAATGGCTGGATAAATGAAGAGCAAGTGATGATGGAAAGCCTGATGGCGTTCAAACGCGCGGGTTGTGACGGCATCTTGACCTATTTTGCTCCGCGCGTCGCCAAGCTACTAAACTCATGA
- a CDS encoding component of SufBCD complex, translated as MDFYTTAFELIDMRSFSNLWFWITLAYAWSAASHYVIGVPYDVVARAVKYGGQVEQDLKDLVRVNANRFIYIADNAGNWLVGFAFFALTAMAMLGFYYGMEFSQALFMIFAPMSLVFGLSVRCARRIDHTSLADIRQKLRRQRLAIQVIGMISILVTSMWGMFHNLSVGVLGG; from the coding sequence GTGGATTTCTACACAACCGCTTTCGAGCTTATCGACATGCGCTCGTTCTCGAACCTCTGGTTCTGGATTACATTGGCCTATGCGTGGTCTGCGGCGTCCCATTATGTGATTGGCGTCCCGTATGACGTGGTCGCGCGTGCCGTGAAATACGGCGGGCAGGTCGAGCAGGACCTAAAGGACCTTGTCCGCGTCAACGCTAACCGCTTCATCTATATCGCAGACAACGCCGGTAACTGGCTGGTCGGGTTCGCTTTTTTCGCGCTGACGGCCATGGCCATGTTGGGATTTTATTACGGCATGGAATTCAGCCAAGCGCTGTTCATGATCTTCGCCCCGATGTCATTGGTTTTCGGCCTGTCGGTGCGCTGTGCGCGCCGGATCGACCACACGTCGCTGGCCGATATTCGCCAGAAACTGCGCCGCCAAAGGTTGGCTATTCAGGTGATCGGAATGATCTCGATTCTGGTCACGTCGATGTGGGGGATGTTCCACAACCTGTCTGTGGGCGTGCTGGGCGGTTGA
- the mfd gene encoding transcription-repair coupling factor, with protein sequence MDMITVSGAPEGYDAQLLLKELKRGPVVHVARDDKRMAAMRTALAFFAPEVPVLDFPAWDCLPYDRVSPNADVAAARMATLAGLAGGVPGPYILLTTLAAATQYVPARDVLAGASFVAEVGKQINEKALRDYLVRMGFSQSPTVMEPGDYAVRGGIIDIFPPGETGPVRLDLFGDVLDGARRFDAATQRTTEKLSRIELAPVSEVILDEAAITRFRQNYRIEFGAAGTDDPLYEAISAGRKHQGVEHWLPFFHEKLETIFDYLPDAVVALDDQTEPSRLARWDSIADQYDNRAEALKSKARVDSVYKPVPPKLLYLDDAAFKAALSNSRVLQLAVLPQATGAGVTDAGGRIGRNFAPERQAEDRNIFSALANHINALKTERAVVIASFSDGARERLQGLLDDQDIHDIKLVSSFKDVGPTGVHLTVWGLEQGFTAAGLAVISEQDVLGDRLIRRAKKTKRAENFLTEAQGLSLGELIVHVDHGIGRYIGLETVTAAGAPHECILLEYAGGDRLYLPVENVELLSRYGHEEGLLDKLGGGAWQAKKARLKQRIRDMADRLIRIAAERELRRAPILEAPADMWEAFCARFPYEETEDQLTTIEAVMDDLAKGRPMDRLVCGDVGFGKTEVAMRAAFIAAASGLQVAVVAPTTLLSRQHTQSFRDRFRGFPINVRQLSRFVGTKEATETRKGLADGTIDIVVGTHAVLSKQVNIKNLGLLIVDEEQHFGVQHKERLKQLRSDIHVLTLSATPIPRTLQLSLSGVRELSIIGTPPIDRLAIRTYVSEFDTVTIREALLREHYRGGQSFYVVPRVTDLPGIEEWLKEHVPEVTYLVAHGQMAPGELDSRMNAFYDGKYDVLLATTIVESGIDIPTANTMIIHRADMFGLSQLYQIRGRVGRSKTRAYAYLTTKPRQKLTPTAEKRLRVLGSIDSLGAGFNIASQDLDIRGAGNVLGEEQSGNMREVGYELYQSMLEEAVAKIRSGQMEGLTDDDGQWAPTINLGVPVLIPEDYVPDLDVRLGLYRRLSGLTTKVELEGFAAELIDRFGKLPREVNTLMLVVRIKAMCKRAGIAKLNAGERGATIEFHNNKFAKPEGLVAYLQDERNMAKLRDNKVVVKRDWKNEADKIKGAFAIARDLAEHAGTFKPAKKA encoded by the coding sequence ATGGATATGATCACCGTTTCCGGCGCCCCAGAGGGCTATGACGCGCAACTTCTGCTTAAGGAGTTGAAACGCGGCCCTGTGGTGCATGTGGCCCGAGACGACAAGCGCATGGCCGCGATGCGCACTGCGTTGGCTTTCTTCGCCCCCGAAGTGCCCGTGCTGGATTTCCCTGCATGGGACTGCTTGCCGTATGACCGCGTCTCGCCCAATGCCGATGTCGCTGCGGCGCGTATGGCGACGTTGGCGGGTCTGGCTGGCGGCGTCCCCGGTCCTTATATTTTGCTGACGACTCTCGCGGCCGCGACGCAATACGTCCCTGCGCGGGACGTTTTGGCCGGAGCGTCTTTCGTGGCCGAAGTTGGCAAGCAGATCAATGAGAAGGCCTTGCGCGATTATCTGGTCCGCATGGGCTTCTCTCAAAGCCCGACAGTGATGGAGCCGGGCGATTATGCCGTGCGTGGCGGGATTATCGACATCTTCCCGCCCGGTGAAACGGGCCCTGTGCGTTTGGACCTGTTTGGGGATGTTCTTGACGGAGCCCGCCGCTTTGATGCGGCCACCCAACGGACGACTGAAAAGCTGTCGCGCATTGAACTCGCCCCGGTCTCCGAGGTTATTCTGGACGAGGCCGCAATCACGCGCTTCCGCCAGAACTACCGCATCGAATTCGGCGCGGCAGGGACTGACGATCCGCTCTATGAAGCGATCTCGGCGGGTCGAAAGCATCAAGGCGTGGAGCACTGGCTGCCGTTCTTCCACGAAAAGCTGGAAACCATCTTTGATTATCTTCCGGACGCGGTGGTGGCACTCGATGACCAGACAGAACCGTCCAGACTGGCCCGCTGGGACAGCATAGCGGATCAATATGACAATCGCGCAGAGGCCCTGAAATCCAAGGCCCGCGTGGACAGCGTTTACAAACCTGTCCCGCCGAAATTGCTCTATCTCGACGACGCGGCCTTCAAAGCCGCGCTGAGCAACTCTCGGGTTCTGCAACTGGCGGTCCTTCCTCAGGCAACGGGCGCAGGTGTAACGGACGCGGGTGGCAGGATCGGGCGCAATTTCGCTCCTGAACGTCAAGCCGAAGATCGTAACATTTTCAGCGCTTTGGCAAATCATATTAACGCACTTAAGACCGAGCGCGCGGTAGTCATCGCCAGTTTCTCGGACGGTGCGCGAGAGCGACTTCAAGGGCTTCTCGACGATCAGGATATCCACGACATCAAGCTTGTTTCGTCCTTCAAAGACGTTGGCCCAACTGGAGTACACCTGACGGTTTGGGGTCTGGAACAGGGCTTCACTGCAGCCGGACTTGCTGTCATCTCGGAGCAGGACGTCTTGGGCGACAGGCTGATCCGCCGCGCCAAAAAGACCAAGCGGGCAGAAAACTTCCTGACTGAAGCTCAGGGCCTGTCTTTGGGCGAGTTGATCGTCCATGTGGACCACGGGATCGGGCGCTACATCGGCTTGGAGACGGTCACCGCAGCGGGCGCACCGCATGAATGTATCTTGCTGGAATATGCGGGCGGGGACCGGCTGTATCTGCCGGTCGAGAATGTTGAACTGCTGTCGCGCTATGGTCACGAGGAAGGCTTACTCGACAAGCTGGGTGGTGGCGCATGGCAGGCCAAGAAGGCCCGCCTAAAGCAGCGCATCCGCGATATGGCAGATCGCCTGATCCGCATCGCTGCAGAACGCGAACTCCGCCGCGCTCCTATTCTGGAGGCGCCGGCGGACATGTGGGAAGCCTTCTGCGCGCGCTTCCCGTATGAGGAAACAGAAGACCAGCTCACCACGATCGAGGCGGTGATGGACGATCTGGCCAAGGGTCGCCCGATGGATCGCTTGGTCTGCGGCGACGTTGGTTTCGGCAAAACGGAAGTCGCTATGCGCGCCGCATTTATCGCGGCGGCCAGCGGCTTGCAGGTGGCGGTGGTGGCCCCGACCACCTTGTTGTCACGTCAGCACACCCAAAGCTTCAGAGACCGCTTCCGCGGCTTCCCGATCAATGTGCGACAGCTGTCGCGGTTTGTCGGGACCAAGGAGGCGACCGAGACCCGCAAGGGCCTCGCAGATGGCACAATTGACATCGTGGTCGGCACCCATGCAGTGTTGTCCAAACAGGTCAACATCAAAAACCTTGGCCTGCTGATTGTCGATGAAGAACAACACTTTGGCGTGCAACACAAAGAGCGGCTGAAGCAGCTACGCTCCGACATTCACGTGCTCACGCTGTCAGCCACGCCAATCCCGCGCACATTGCAGCTGAGCCTGTCTGGTGTCCGTGAGCTGTCGATCATCGGCACGCCGCCAATCGACCGGTTGGCCATCCGCACCTATGTTTCGGAATTCGACACTGTGACCATCCGCGAAGCGCTGCTGCGCGAGCACTACCGTGGCGGGCAAAGCTTCTATGTCGTGCCGCGTGTCACCGATTTACCGGGGATTGAGGAATGGCTGAAGGAGCATGTGCCTGAAGTCACCTATCTCGTTGCCCACGGCCAAATGGCACCGGGCGAGTTGGACAGCCGGATGAATGCTTTCTACGATGGCAAGTATGACGTGTTGCTGGCCACGACGATTGTGGAATCCGGCATCGATATCCCGACCGCCAACACGATGATCATTCACCGCGCGGACATGTTTGGCCTGAGCCAGCTGTATCAGATCCGCGGTCGCGTCGGGCGCTCCAAGACCCGCGCCTATGCCTATCTGACCACCAAGCCTCGCCAGAAACTGACGCCGACGGCAGAGAAGCGTTTGCGGGTTTTGGGGTCCATTGACAGTCTCGGAGCCGGGTTTAACATCGCCAGCCAAGACCTTGATATCAGGGGCGCAGGTAATGTTCTGGGTGAGGAGCAATCAGGCAATATGCGCGAAGTCGGCTACGAGCTTTATCAGTCGATGCTGGAAGAGGCCGTGGCCAAAATACGCTCCGGCCAGATGGAAGGGCTTACCGATGATGACGGTCAATGGGCGCCCACGATCAATCTCGGCGTACCGGTCCTCATCCCCGAGGACTACGTGCCTGATCTGGACGTGCGTTTGGGCCTCTATCGTCGCTTATCCGGCCTGACCACCAAGGTGGAGCTAGAAGGCTTCGCGGCAGAGTTGATTGACCGCTTCGGCAAGCTGCCGCGCGAGGTCAACACGTTGATGCTGGTCGTGCGGATCAAAGCGATGTGCAAGCGGGCAGGGATCGCCAAGCTGAACGCGGGTGAGCGTGGTGCCACAATCGAGTTCCACAACAACAAATTCGCCAAACCCGAAGGGCTGGTTGCCTATCTTCAAGACGAACGGAATATGGCCAAGCTGCGCGACAACAAGGTTGTGGTGAAGCGGGACTGGAAGAACGAGGCTGACAAGATCAAGGGAGCCTTCGCCATAGCCCGTGATCTGGCGGAACATGCCGGAACATTCAAACCCGCGAAAAAAGCCTAG